The Kaistella daneshvariae genomic sequence ATGTAATAGCTGAAGAGTTCTCTTTCTTTCGAAAAGCGCGTTAAAATCAATTGAAGCAATTCATTTTTTGCGTGGCCGTATCCAAAGTTGCCGGCGAGATATTTTTCCCGTAAAATGGCTGTTTCCTCCGGTTTTGCAATAAGTTCATATAAAGCAAAAACTTTGTCGGTTTCTGGGTCTTTCGGTTCTTCCAGGGATTTCGAATCGGTTTCAATTCCCATAACCTGTTTTTTCAGCTCTTTTTCCGGCAAAAAAATGTTAATGATGTTTCCGCGTGATTTGCTCATTTTCTGGCCGTCAGTTCCCGGAACATATTTCGTGTCTTCCTGCAATTCCGCTTTTGGTAAAACGAAAACTTCTCCCATTTGATAGTTAAATCTTGAGCCCATGTCACGTGCCATTTCCAGATGCTGAAGTTGGTCCTTTCCGACCGGAACTATTTCCGCGTTGTAAAGCAAAATATCCGCAGCCATTAAAACCGGGTAGGTGAAAAGTCCCGCGTTCACGTCTTCTAAACGGTCAGCCTTATCTTTAAAAGAATGTGCTAAAGTTAATCTCTGGTAAGGAAAAAAGCAGGACAGATACCAGGAAAGTTCGCAAACTTCCGCAATATCACTCTGACGGTAGAAAAAAGTTTTATCAGTATCAAGTCCGCACGCAAGCCACGCCGCGGCAATTTCGTAGGTGTTTCTTTTCAGTTCTGCGGCATCTTTAATTTGGGTTAAAGAATGCAGATTGGCGATAAAAAGGAAAGATTCGTTTTCCTTCTTTTTCGATAATTCGATGGCTGGAATGATGGCTCCGAGAAGGTTTCCCAAATGTGGAGTTCCCGTTGCCTGTATTCCGGTTAAAATTCTGGACATTAATTCAGTTTAAATGATGAAGACGCAAAAATAGAAATTATAGAAATTTTGGGCAATTTAACGCCTAAAAATCCAGGCCGTTGGGCAATGCTTTT encodes the following:
- the trpS gene encoding tryptophan--tRNA ligase, which translates into the protein MSRILTGIQATGTPHLGNLLGAIIPAIELSKKKENESFLFIANLHSLTQIKDAAELKRNTYEIAAAWLACGLDTDKTFFYRQSDIAEVCELSWYLSCFFPYQRLTLAHSFKDKADRLEDVNAGLFTYPVLMAADILLYNAEIVPVGKDQLQHLEMARDMGSRFNYQMGEVFVLPKAELQEDTKYVPGTDGQKMSKSRGNIINIFLPEKELKKQVMGIETDSKSLEEPKDPETDKVFALYELIAKPEETAILREKYLAGNFGYGHAKNELLQLILTRFSKERELFSYYMNNLPELEEKLQEGAAKTKAIAAQTLEKVRISLGI